CTTTCCTGTCAGGCCGGCGATATACATGATGAACTTGCTGTCCATCGATCCTCCCGTAATAAAAATTTTCTTTTTCAACTCCTTCAATTCTGTGTTTGGTTGTACTAAGGTAATATTTGCTGTTAAAGCAGTTGTGGCACTCAGTTGGACAAATTTGCGTCGGTTCATCATTTTTAACAGGAGTTGGTGGTTGGCGTTTTGGTAAAATATCCGAAAATATTATTGTCTCAACAAGATACATCTATAATCTTAAAAAAAATCGAAAAGAAGAGTAGCCCGTAACAGACCTAAACAGTGTACTTCAAATAAAGGTGGTTACAAAATAACCCGCCGACCTCACCAAAATATATAAGTTATCATGAAACGAAGAGACTTTGTAAGATCTACCATTGGAGCATCTCTGATAAATCCATTTGAAAAAGCTGCTCAACCCGCAGTAACGCATATTGAAAGCGAAGATCTTACAGGTCGCGGCATTGTGGATGACAATTACGCGCTTCATTTTATGGCACTGGGCGACTGGGGGCGCAACGGAGAGTTCCTTCAACAGGAAGTTGGCAAACAGATGGGACAATGGGCCGGTCAGCACCGGAATAATTTTGTAATTTCAGTTGGTGATAATTTTTATCCACGAGGCGTTGTCAGCGAACATGATCCGCTATGGCATTACTCTTTTGAAAACGTTTATACCGCATATGCACTTCAATGCGACTGGTATGCCATTTTGGGAAATCATGATTATTTGACAGATCCCGACGCGCAGATCCGTTACAGCGGTATTAGTCGCCGATGGAAAATGCCTTCAAGATATTATTCCAAAGAAATCCAGATCGGAAAAGAAAAAGGGAAAGTATTATTTGTCATGATTGATACGAATCCGATGATTGATGATGAGCTCAAAATTGACGCCGATAAACAAATTGCATGGATCAACGAAACTTTGAAAAATGCCTCTGCGGATGTAAAATGGAAAATCGTAGTTGGGCACCACCCCTACTATACGGTTGGCCCACGTATAACGAATTACGACACGCTGGCCATCCGGGAAAAACTGACCAAAACTTTTGAAGAGCATAAGGTGGATGTATATCTTTCCGGTCACGAGCATTCCCTTCAACATTTAAAACCGGAAGGTTATACACATCAATTTATTTCAGGAGCCGGATCTGAATTATCTCCTGTAAAAACGGGTGTTGCCTATTCCCGCTTTCAGGCTTCGGAAAATGGATTTATGTATTTTTCAATGGATAGTAAACGGCTAAATGTAAAAGCAATCAGCCATACTGGAAAAATGTTATATGAGACGGAGTTGACAA
The nucleotide sequence above comes from Dyadobacter subterraneus. Encoded proteins:
- a CDS encoding purple acid phosphatase family protein, with protein sequence MKRRDFVRSTIGASLINPFEKAAQPAVTHIESEDLTGRGIVDDNYALHFMALGDWGRNGEFLQQEVGKQMGQWAGQHRNNFVISVGDNFYPRGVVSEHDPLWHYSFENVYTAYALQCDWYAILGNHDYLTDPDAQIRYSGISRRWKMPSRYYSKEIQIGKEKGKVLFVMIDTNPMIDDELKIDADKQIAWINETLKNASADVKWKIVVGHHPYYTVGPRITNYDTLAIREKLTKTFEEHKVDVYLSGHEHSLQHLKPEGYTHQFISGAGSELSPVKTGVAYSRFQASENGFMYFSMDSKRLNVKAISHTGKMLYETELTKA